The following coding sequences are from one Loxodonta africana isolate mLoxAfr1 chromosome 18, mLoxAfr1.hap2, whole genome shotgun sequence window:
- the CCDC182 gene encoding coiled-coil domain-containing protein 182, translating to METLYQAGSILMKVNTLQGKKMVESGLQSGDFSLPQSWPSCIPPSPDLEILQQKVAGVQRELEDFKKEALQAIHYLEDVFCEMNGVLAQQEEQAARVKQRLREEEDRGIVRNKVLTFLLPREKQLRQHCQRLEYLLLRQSREALGAPKKAQAS from the coding sequence ATGGAGACACTCTACCAGGCAGGGTCCATTCTCATGAAGGTGAATACCTTACAAGGAAAGAAAATGGTGGAGAGTGGCCTCCAGTCTGGAGATTTTTCTCTGCCCCAGTCATGGCCTTCCTGCATCCCACCATCACCTGACTTGGAGATCCTGCAGCAGAAGGTGGCTGGAGTGCAACGGGAGCTGGAGGACTTTAAGAAGGAGGCGCTGCAGGCCATTCATTACTTGGAAGATGTCTTCTGCGAGATGAACGGGGTCCTGGCGCAGCAGGAGGAGCAGGCGGCCCGCGTGAAGCAGCGGCTGCGTGAGGAGGAGGACCGGGGCATCGTGCGCAACAAAGTTCTCACCTTCCTGCTGCCGCGCGAGAAGCAGCTCCGCCAGCACTGCCAGCGGCTGGAGTACCTGCTTCTGCGCCAGAGCCGTGAGGCGCTAGGGGCCCCCAAGAAGGCCCAGGCCAGCTGA